AATGGGTGAGTTAGTGAATTAGTGATTTTAAAATTTGTTTTGCTATTCACTAAATCGCTAATTCACTAACTCACCAATTAAAACTTCACTAACTCACTAATTCACTAATTAAAACATGCCTTCATTAGCAGAACAGTTAAACATAATAGTTGATAAAACCGAAAGGTTAATTGAGCTTTGTGCTGCTTTACAGGAGGAGAATGACCTGTTGAAGCTGGAGAGTGAGGCGCTTACTGTTGCACTTGATGCAAGTAAAAATAAGACGAAAGACCTGGAAGAAAAGCTTCGTGTATTGAAACTTGCAAAATCATTTTCAGAAACAAATGAAAAAAGTGTTGACATTAAGCAAAAAATTAACGACTTTGTGCAAGAAATAGATAAGTGTATTGTATTATTAAAAAAATAGTACAAAAAGTGAAAAGCTCAAATGGGAGAAATCTCAATAAAAATAAATATTGCTGACAGAGTTTACCCCTTAAAGGTAAACATGGAGGAAGAAGAAATAATACGCAGGGCGGCTAAACTAATTAATGATCGGATAAAGGAATATCAGGAAAATTATGCGGTGAGGGATAAGCAGGACTTGCTTTCGATGTGTGTGTTGCATTATGCCACATCCTCGTTAAAGGCAGAGAAGAAGGTGAACAACGAAGATACCGATGTTGCCGAAAAGGTTTACCAGTTAGACCACATGCTGAACGAATTTTTTTCGAAGTAATAAACGTTCTTTACATAACATACAGAGCACATTTAAGATTTAACCGCAGTTAAATTTTAGGTTTCACTATTAAAAACTTAACGCTTCAATATGAGCGGATCATGTGGGGCATGCGTTGCTATACGTACCAGCGTAGTCCCGATCCCAACGTCGAAATGAGGTTTTTCAATACATGATACTTAAAAATTAGTTGCGGTTTTTTTATATACATACATACCCAATAAACCTAAAATGGACATATTACTATACGTTATTATCGGACTACTCGTGGGCCTCGGCCTCGGGATAGTCATCGGGCGCTTCCTGTTACGGAAGCTTTTTAAAGACCAGGAAACATCGGCACAAAATAAAGTGAAAAAGATTTTGAAGGATGCCGAAAACAACGCCGAGATCCTGAAGAAAAACAAGTTACTGGAAGCCAAAGAAAAGTTTTTGCAAATGAAAGCAGAACATGAGCAGGAAGTAACCAACAAAAATAACAACATTAACCAGCGCGAGAATGGTGTAAAACAAAAAGAGCAATCATTAAACCAGCGCCTGGAGAATATGAACCGCAAGGAAAGTGAGCTGGATAATACCCGCAAAAACCTGGAGAAACAAACCGAAATTGTTGTAAAAAAACAAGAAGAGGTTGATATCCTGAAAAACTCCCACCTGCAACAGTTGGAAACCATTGCCGGCCTATCGGCCGAGGAAGCTAAAAACCAGTTGGTTGATAATCTGCGCGAGGAAGCCCGCAGCAAGGCCATGATCCAGATTAAGGATATTGTGGACGAAGCTAAGCTTACTGCTACTAAAGAAGCCAAAAAGATAGTTATCCAAACCATTCAGCGTACCGCTACCGAGAGTGCTATTGAAAACACGGTATCGATATTTAATATCGAAAATGACGAGATCAAGGGCCGTATCATCGGTCGCGAAGGCCGTAACATCCGTGCTTTGGAAGCCGCTACAGGTATCGAAATTATTGTTGACGATACCCCGGAAGCCATCATCTTGTCTGGCTTTGACCCGGTAAGGCGCGAGATTGCAAGGTTGGCTATGCACCGTTTGGTAACCGATGGCCGTATACACCCGGCACGTATTGAAGAGGTGGTTGCCAAAACCAAAAAGCAAATTGAAGAAGAAATTGTTGAAATAGGCGAGCGCACCGTTATAGACCTTGGTATTCATGGTTTACATCCTGAGCTTATCCGTATGGTTGGTAGGATGCGTTATCGTTCATCATACGGTCAAAACCTGTTACAGCACTCGCGCGAGGTTGCTAACTTTTGCGCAACGATGGCTGCCGAGTTAGGCTTGAACGTGAAGATGGCAAAACGTGCCGGCTTATTGCACGATATTGGTAAAGTACCTGATGATAACCCCGAACTGCCACACGCTATTTTGGGTATGCAATTAGCCGAAAAATATAAAGAGCATCCGGAAGTTTGTAACGCCATTGGGGCTCACCACGATGAGATCGAGATGACCTCGATGCTGTCGCCGATTATCCAGGCCTGTGATGCTATTTCAGGCGCCCGCCCCGGTGCACGCCGCGAGGTGGTTGAAAGCTACATCAAACGCCTGAAAGAACTGGAAGAACTGGCGCTATCATACCCCGGTGTCGAAAAAACATTTGCTATCCAGGCCGGCCGCGAACTGCGTGTGGTTGTTGAAAGCGAAAAAATAAGCGATGCACAATCAGAAGTGTTAGCGGCAGATATTTCAAACCGTATCCAAACGGAGATGACTTATCCCGGCCAGATAAAGGTTACCGTGATCAGGGAAACCCGCTCGGTGGCGTTTGCTAAATAGTTTTAATAAAAAAAATCAATGCAAACCCTTTCGGCTTATACCCGGAAGGGTTTTATATTTGTACCGTGGCCAGCAAAAAAACAGCAAACGATAAAGGCAGGGCGCAAGCCGATGCCAAAGCTAACGAAAGTATTGCCCGGCAATACATTAACAGGTATGCACTAAGTCACCAGGATCCAGCTAACCAGGTGATACATTATATATGTGTGCCCTTGTTAATGTTTAGCGTATTTGGGTTGCTTTGGGCTATTCCTTTTCCCTACTTTAAATTTTTAGGAACATATAACGGGTATTTTAACTGGGCGTCATTTGCCATCGCGATAGCGGTTTATTATTACCTGCGTATATCGCCGCTTATTTCGTACACCATGCTGTTTGTATTGTTAGGGTTTAGCTATGTTATCATGACGTTGTTAAGCTGGCAAACAACAGGCGGCCCGGCAATGTGGCTGGTGTGCCTTATTATTTTTATTCCCTCGGCATGCCTGGTATTAATTGGTAACACCCGCGAAAAAACTTTCGCGCAATATGGGTTTAATTTAAAGCTGTTACCTATAGCCCCTGTTTACCTTGTGTATATACTTTTAAAGAAGTTTGGTATTAATAGCTGATATATTTAAATTATAGTTAATGTTAACAGCTGGGTATAAATATAATCTTGTGTTAACATTGGGGTAATATTGTAGCGCAACCTTTGTGTTCAAAATAAACACAAATGAAAAAGTTATACTTTATCCTTTTATCACTGCTCATTATTGGAGTTGCTAATGT
The genomic region above belongs to Mucilaginibacter sp. KACC 22773 and contains:
- a CDS encoding cell division protein ZapA: MGEISIKINIADRVYPLKVNMEEEEIIRRAAKLINDRIKEYQENYAVRDKQDLLSMCVLHYATSSLKAEKKVNNEDTDVAEKVYQLDHMLNEFFSK
- the rny gene encoding ribonuclease Y, with the translated sequence MDILLYVIIGLLVGLGLGIVIGRFLLRKLFKDQETSAQNKVKKILKDAENNAEILKKNKLLEAKEKFLQMKAEHEQEVTNKNNNINQRENGVKQKEQSLNQRLENMNRKESELDNTRKNLEKQTEIVVKKQEEVDILKNSHLQQLETIAGLSAEEAKNQLVDNLREEARSKAMIQIKDIVDEAKLTATKEAKKIVIQTIQRTATESAIENTVSIFNIENDEIKGRIIGREGRNIRALEAATGIEIIVDDTPEAIILSGFDPVRREIARLAMHRLVTDGRIHPARIEEVVAKTKKQIEEEIVEIGERTVIDLGIHGLHPELIRMVGRMRYRSSYGQNLLQHSREVANFCATMAAELGLNVKMAKRAGLLHDIGKVPDDNPELPHAILGMQLAEKYKEHPEVCNAIGAHHDEIEMTSMLSPIIQACDAISGARPGARREVVESYIKRLKELEELALSYPGVEKTFAIQAGRELRVVVESEKISDAQSEVLAADISNRIQTEMTYPGQIKVTVIRETRSVAFAK
- a CDS encoding Mpo1 family 2-hydroxy fatty acid dioxygenase: MASKKTANDKGRAQADAKANESIARQYINRYALSHQDPANQVIHYICVPLLMFSVFGLLWAIPFPYFKFLGTYNGYFNWASFAIAIAVYYYLRISPLISYTMLFVLLGFSYVIMTLLSWQTTGGPAMWLVCLIIFIPSACLVLIGNTREKTFAQYGFNLKLLPIAPVYLVYILLKKFGINS